In the Persephonella hydrogeniphila genome, one interval contains:
- a CDS encoding AAA family ATPase — translation MEIKNDNIKKIIDILSRFLQGKEEALRLSLITFFSRGHLLIEDLPGLGKTTLAIGIAKITGLSFGRIQATSDLLPTDITGLSIYNKQLEKFEFHPGPIFNNIVLVDEINRATPKTQSALLEAMGEKQVTVEGESYKLPKPFFVIATQNPVEQYGTFPLPESQMDRFMMKISIGYPSRDAEREILKGGSRREELYSIEPVLDKEQVIKIQNEIDNVYISDKIVEYILDIAEKTRNSKYFSAGLSIRGTLTIAKTAKTSAYFNGRDYVIPEDIKELLPYTVPHRVILHEVYENTDHKELVLSVLESIPVPA, via the coding sequence ATGGAGATAAAGAACGATAATATAAAAAAGATAATAGATATCCTGTCCCGTTTTTTACAGGGAAAAGAGGAAGCTCTCAGGCTTTCTCTGATAACATTTTTTTCGAGGGGTCATCTTCTGATAGAAGATCTCCCCGGGCTTGGAAAAACAACCCTTGCCATAGGAATAGCAAAAATAACAGGGCTGTCTTTTGGAAGAATTCAGGCGACGAGTGATCTTTTACCAACAGATATAACAGGATTATCTATATACAACAAACAGCTTGAAAAGTTCGAGTTCCACCCTGGACCGATATTCAACAATATAGTACTTGTTGATGAAATAAACAGAGCTACTCCAAAGACTCAGAGTGCTCTTCTTGAGGCTATGGGAGAAAAGCAGGTAACTGTGGAGGGAGAATCTTATAAACTCCCCAAACCATTTTTTGTGATAGCGACCCAGAACCCTGTTGAACAGTACGGTACTTTTCCTCTTCCTGAGTCTCAGATGGACAGGTTTATGATGAAGATAAGTATAGGGTATCCTTCAAGGGATGCAGAGAGAGAGATACTGAAAGGGGGAAGCAGAAGGGAAGAGCTTTATTCTATAGAGCCTGTTCTGGATAAGGAACAGGTCATAAAAATACAGAACGAGATAGATAATGTTTATATATCAGATAAAATAGTAGAGTATATATTAGATATCGCAGAAAAAACAAGAAATTCAAAATACTTTTCTGCAGGTCTTTCTATAAGAGGAACTCTCACCATAGCTAAAACGGCAAAGACAAGCGCATATTTTAATGGTAGAGATTATGTGATTCCTGAAGATATAAAAGAGCTTCTCCCTTACACTGTCCCCCATAGAGTTATTCTTCATGAAGTTTATGAAAATACAGATCACAAGGAGCTTGTGCTATCGGTTCTGGAAAGTATACCCGTCCCGGCTTAA
- the glp gene encoding gephyrin-like molybdotransferase Glp: MIKFEDAVKIILENTKTVGLEKVFLDNALGRVLAEDIYADRDNPPADNSGMDGFAVRYEDIRGATEENPAVLDIIAESKAGGELVKVKPGTAAYIYTGGLIPEGADTVVQKELTKVEDNKVFIFQEIKKGSNIRPKGGDYKRGDLLIESGRKLRPAEIGILSSVNKPTVYVYQQPRVGILTTGDEILDVGEPVEKLSQIRTSNTYSIFSQVLEAGGIPVVIGFSKDTPEDTERKLSYAKSCDILLTTGGVSVGEYDLVKDFVTKVLGVEILFWKVKQKPGKPVAFGVWGAEKEKLFFGIPGNPVAAMVVFENMVKPAIRKMRGEKKVFNPVIKAKLLGGYRRKKGERLEFIRVALEMTEDGFVARPFGKQGSNILTGMVFAHGFGMVEVGVTEIKDGEEIKVIIFDKSFMDGDLNA; this comes from the coding sequence ATGATTAAATTTGAAGATGCAGTAAAAATAATATTAGAGAACACAAAGACAGTTGGTCTTGAGAAAGTCTTTTTAGATAATGCCCTTGGTAGAGTTCTTGCTGAAGATATTTATGCAGACAGAGATAACCCTCCGGCAGATAACAGTGGGATGGATGGTTTTGCTGTCAGATATGAGGACATAAGAGGAGCAACAGAAGAAAACCCTGCAGTGCTTGACATAATAGCAGAATCAAAGGCCGGAGGAGAGCTGGTAAAAGTAAAACCGGGAACAGCAGCTTACATATACACAGGAGGTCTTATTCCTGAAGGGGCAGATACTGTTGTCCAGAAAGAGCTAACAAAGGTAGAAGATAATAAGGTTTTTATATTTCAGGAGATAAAAAAAGGATCAAACATCAGACCAAAAGGAGGAGATTATAAAAGGGGAGACCTTCTTATAGAGTCTGGTAGAAAGTTAAGACCAGCAGAGATAGGGATACTATCCTCTGTTAATAAACCAACAGTTTATGTGTATCAACAGCCGAGAGTTGGCATTCTTACTACAGGAGATGAGATATTAGACGTAGGTGAACCTGTTGAGAAGCTCTCCCAGATTAGAACGTCAAATACATACTCTATATTTTCTCAGGTTTTGGAAGCAGGAGGAATACCTGTTGTGATCGGATTTTCAAAGGACACCCCTGAAGATACAGAAAGGAAACTTTCTTATGCAAAAAGTTGCGATATTCTCCTTACTACAGGAGGTGTATCTGTAGGAGAGTATGATCTTGTTAAAGATTTTGTAACAAAGGTTTTGGGAGTAGAGATTCTTTTCTGGAAGGTAAAACAGAAACCGGGAAAACCTGTTGCTTTTGGTGTGTGGGGAGCAGAAAAAGAAAAACTGTTTTTCGGTATCCCGGGAAATCCTGTTGCTGCCATGGTTGTTTTTGAGAATATGGTAAAGCCTGCAATAAGAAAGATGAGAGGTGAAAAGAAAGTATTTAATCCTGTTATAAAAGCAAAACTGTTAGGAGGCTATAGAAGGAAGAAAGGAGAAAGACTTGAGTTTATCCGTGTCGCTCTTGAGATGACGGAGGATGGATTCGTAGCCAGACCTTTTGGAAAACAGGGTTCAAATATACTGACAGGTATGGTATTTGCCCATGGATTTGGGATGGTTGAAGTTGGAGTTACTGAGATAAAGGACGGAGAAGAAATAAAAGTCATTATTTTTGATAAATCCTTTATGGATGGAGATTTAAATGCTTAA
- a CDS encoding EAL domain-containing protein — translation MKPAELKNILDYSPDIIFTMSPDGTIKYINRTFSQVLGYQPEEIIGHSVLELLDEKEAFDSCMKILKEKHFCPDQEVFFKTKNGNKIRVIKKVKGITDKNGKVKEIVVNARDLAYLDVLKEKLEDYAEHLEFLIEDRTKELRKIKTFLEDVISSMPDMLVVIDNNEEVVLLNKAAAKLSQKNGDFLNRIHIYTEGKDIRLKDFIKTFDKEKSFKTFNCSYKKNSEKIPMFIVISPLIHEGQLTGFIFILKDISELKIKEEKLTLYKTIFENTLDAIGIIDREGKYVDQNSSNEELLGYSIDEIRGIHFSEILKIKNPQKIWDRLKKEGRLRFVATMTNRKGEERYLDIVALSVKDETGEDKYYVGIKRDITDLIKREKQLEELNKQLEKRLYTDPLTNLPNRLKLVEDLKSIGSPKLAVLNIDDFKEINDFYGYKVGDFVLKEIGNRLKSLLSGKNLKVYKLSGDEFAVLATRYIQSSEFEKMVHNVIYNIQENPIIYNDYEIHLSFTAGIALENHNILNKADMALKYAKENKKPVVSYSEKLQMKELYETNILITGKVKEALKNDRITVYYQPIFDNKTGKAEKYESLVRIIDIDGSIILPGKFLEISKKARLYPEIAKKVVKKAFEDFKELPYQFSINLSVKDIENREITELIFEYLNRPEYKGKVIFEILESEGIENYEEVSGFIKEVKNLGGMISLDDFGAGYSNFEYILKLDVDYIKIDSSLIKNIHSDIYSQIIVETIIGFAQKLGIRTIAEFVHSEDVFDMVKNLGIDYSQGFYLGEPQPIDKLFK, via the coding sequence ATGAAACCTGCAGAGCTAAAAAATATTCTTGATTACTCTCCAGACATTATTTTTACAATGTCTCCAGATGGAACAATAAAGTATATAAACAGAACCTTCTCACAGGTTTTAGGTTACCAGCCTGAAGAAATAATAGGCCATTCTGTATTGGAGCTTTTAGACGAAAAAGAAGCCTTTGATAGCTGTATGAAAATCTTAAAAGAAAAACATTTCTGTCCTGATCAGGAAGTTTTTTTTAAAACCAAAAACGGAAATAAAATTCGGGTAATAAAAAAGGTAAAAGGAATAACAGATAAAAACGGAAAAGTAAAAGAGATTGTAGTAAATGCCAGAGATTTAGCCTACCTTGATGTTCTCAAGGAGAAGCTTGAGGATTATGCAGAACATTTGGAGTTTCTTATAGAAGATAGAACAAAAGAGCTAAGAAAAATAAAAACATTTTTAGAGGATGTGATATCAAGTATGCCAGATATGCTTGTTGTTATCGATAACAATGAAGAGGTTGTACTGCTTAATAAAGCGGCTGCAAAGCTATCACAAAAAAATGGAGATTTCCTCAATAGAATTCATATATACACGGAAGGAAAAGATATAAGACTAAAGGATTTTATAAAAACCTTTGATAAAGAAAAAAGTTTTAAAACCTTTAACTGCTCTTACAAAAAAAACTCAGAAAAAATACCTATGTTCATTGTTATTTCTCCTTTAATCCACGAAGGCCAGCTTACAGGATTTATCTTTATACTGAAAGATATCTCTGAACTCAAAATAAAAGAGGAAAAACTTACACTGTATAAAACCATTTTTGAGAACACACTTGATGCTATAGGAATTATAGACAGGGAAGGTAAGTATGTAGACCAGAACAGTTCAAATGAAGAGCTTTTAGGGTACAGTATTGACGAAATCAGGGGTATACATTTTTCAGAGATATTGAAAATAAAAAATCCCCAGAAGATATGGGACAGATTAAAAAAAGAAGGTAGATTAAGATTTGTAGCTACCATGACAAACAGGAAAGGGGAAGAAAGATACCTGGATATTGTTGCCCTTTCAGTAAAAGACGAAACCGGAGAGGACAAATACTACGTAGGTATAAAAAGGGATATAACAGATCTTATAAAAAGAGAAAAACAGCTTGAAGAACTTAACAAACAGTTAGAAAAAAGACTGTACACAGACCCTCTAACTAATCTACCAAACAGGCTAAAACTCGTTGAAGATCTGAAAAGTATAGGAAGTCCCAAACTTGCAGTACTGAATATAGATGACTTTAAAGAGATAAACGATTTTTACGGATATAAAGTTGGAGATTTCGTACTGAAAGAGATAGGAAACAGACTTAAAAGTTTACTCTCAGGGAAAAATCTCAAAGTTTACAAGCTATCAGGTGATGAATTTGCAGTTCTTGCCACCAGATATATCCAGTCTTCTGAATTTGAGAAGATGGTACATAATGTGATCTACAATATTCAGGAAAACCCTATTATTTACAACGATTATGAAATCCATCTTAGCTTCACAGCAGGAATAGCCCTTGAGAACCATAACATACTCAATAAAGCAGACATGGCTTTAAAATATGCAAAAGAAAATAAAAAGCCTGTAGTTTCTTACTCAGAAAAGCTACAGATGAAAGAGCTGTATGAGACGAACATTCTTATCACAGGGAAAGTAAAGGAAGCCTTAAAAAACGACAGAATAACAGTGTATTACCAGCCTATTTTTGATAACAAAACAGGAAAAGCAGAAAAATACGAATCTCTTGTAAGGATAATAGATATAGACGGTTCTATAATACTACCGGGAAAATTTTTAGAAATATCCAAAAAGGCACGTCTCTACCCTGAAATAGCAAAAAAAGTTGTGAAAAAAGCCTTTGAGGACTTTAAAGAACTTCCCTACCAGTTCTCCATAAACCTTTCTGTTAAAGATATAGAAAACAGAGAGATCACAGAGCTTATCTTTGAATACCTGAACAGACCAGAATACAAAGGAAAGGTAATCTTCGAGATTTTAGAGTCTGAAGGTATAGAAAACTATGAAGAGGTCTCAGGTTTTATTAAAGAGGTGAAAAATCTTGGCGGGATGATCTCCCTTGATGATTTTGGAGCTGGCTACTCTAACTTTGAGTATATACTGAAACTTGATGTCGATTACATCAAAATAGACTCTTCTCTGATAAAAAATATCCATTCAGATATATACTCACAGATTATTGTAGAAACGATTATCGGCTTTGCACAAAAATTAGGAATAAGGACGATAGCTGAATTTGTACATAGCGAAGATGTTTTTGATATGGTAAAGAATCTTGGAATAGACTACTCACAAGGGTTTTATTTAGGAGAACCACAACCTATTGATAAATTATTTAAGTGA
- a CDS encoding dihydrolipoamide acetyltransferase family protein: MEYKVVMPQLTDTMEEGKIVRWLKKEGDYVKKDEPLVEIESDKAVMEVPSMREGVLIKILAEEGEELPVGSPIAVIETEVEKAKGKIGKPVEVEKTTKQEAKKEEKKEKKIEIAEVKVENVEEIKLPEGTASPAARKLAAQLGLDLKELQEKGELPSPAHENDIKSYFYKKFFTKQALQILDEFGLEPETVYKEINKKKISKDDLLNYIKQKNIPKVGKPSDIQSILIKNLSKSAQIPVYHITHRFDVSQILKDERFTLTTYLIKIVGDVMQNHPRVRTIYKNGEYYTYPASNISVAIAVDEELFNPTIKNVEDKSLSEIYAELKELKEKSSNKRLTVEDIQGATFSISNLGMFGVIQFDAIIPPFHSGIVGIGTAIKGVITATFTFDHRVINGAQAAQFVVDIEKRINDKKYLKSLK, encoded by the coding sequence ATGGAATATAAGGTAGTTATGCCTCAACTGACAGATACCATGGAAGAAGGAAAGATTGTAAGATGGTTAAAAAAAGAGGGAGATTATGTAAAGAAAGATGAGCCCCTTGTTGAGATAGAATCTGATAAGGCTGTAATGGAAGTTCCTTCTATGAGGGAAGGTGTTCTGATAAAAATACTTGCGGAGGAAGGAGAAGAACTTCCTGTAGGATCTCCAATAGCAGTGATAGAAACAGAGGTTGAAAAGGCGAAGGGAAAAATAGGAAAACCTGTAGAAGTCGAAAAAACAACTAAACAGGAAGCTAAAAAGGAAGAAAAAAAAGAAAAAAAGATTGAAATAGCCGAAGTAAAAGTTGAAAATGTTGAAGAGATAAAACTTCCTGAAGGAACAGCATCTCCAGCTGCAAGGAAATTAGCTGCCCAGCTTGGATTGGATCTTAAAGAGCTTCAGGAAAAAGGAGAGCTCCCTTCTCCAGCCCATGAAAACGATATTAAAAGCTACTTTTACAAAAAGTTTTTTACTAAGCAGGCTCTTCAGATTTTAGATGAGTTTGGACTGGAGCCGGAAACTGTTTATAAGGAGATAAACAAGAAAAAAATCAGTAAGGATGATCTGCTTAACTACATAAAACAGAAAAATATACCTAAAGTGGGAAAGCCTTCAGATATACAGAGTATTCTGATAAAAAACCTTTCAAAAAGTGCTCAGATTCCTGTGTACCATATCACCCACAGGTTTGATGTTTCCCAAATTTTGAAAGATGAAAGGTTTACGCTAACTACATATCTTATAAAAATTGTCGGCGATGTTATGCAGAATCACCCAAGAGTTAGAACTATTTACAAGAATGGAGAGTACTATACATATCCTGCTTCAAATATATCTGTTGCAATAGCTGTAGATGAAGAACTATTTAATCCGACGATAAAAAATGTAGAGGATAAATCTCTTTCTGAGATATATGCAGAATTAAAGGAGCTGAAGGAAAAATCCTCAAATAAAAGACTCACAGTAGAAGATATTCAGGGAGCAACCTTTTCAATCTCAAATCTTGGTATGTTTGGTGTGATCCAGTTTGATGCTATAATTCCTCCATTTCACAGTGGAATAGTAGGAATAGGAACAGCCATCAAGGGAGTGATTACAGCAACATTTACATTTGATCACCGTGTTATCAACGGAGCTCAGGCAGCCCAGTTTGTTGTGGATATTGAAAAAAGGATTAACGATAAGAAGTACCTGAAATCACTTAAATAA
- the hisC gene encoding histidinol-phosphate transaminase — protein MLKFPKYLDNIKPYLPGKPVEELQRELGLREVVKLASNENPFGCSLFVKKAIERSTTNINRYPDGGAYYLRKSLSEFLAVEPEQIIFGNGSNEIIDMIARVFLSDGREALFFEGSFVVYRLVSQIAGGKYREVPLECDFSRNLNRMLEEISDETSVIFIDNPCNPTGFANKKEEFHDFVRKLPDNVLLVIDEAYFEYAKGHGVPDGINYIRRINPDIPEKNIIVLRTFSKAYGLAGLRIGYGIAKKEIIQILEKVRQPFNTNYLAQIAAVEALKDQDFVNFSVEENEKGKELFYEEFEKRKIFYLPTYGNFIMFQVESSQQIYEELLKKGVIVRPAFGFDNFLRVSIGREEENIKFFKALDSLGYSCK, from the coding sequence ATGCTTAAATTTCCTAAATACTTAGACAATATAAAGCCTTACCTGCCAGGGAAGCCTGTAGAGGAACTTCAAAGGGAACTTGGTTTAAGGGAAGTCGTAAAGCTTGCCTCAAATGAAAATCCCTTTGGATGCTCCCTTTTTGTAAAAAAAGCTATAGAAAGAAGTACAACTAATATCAACAGGTACCCTGATGGTGGAGCATATTATCTGAGGAAATCCCTATCAGAATTTCTTGCAGTTGAACCAGAACAGATAATATTCGGGAACGGTTCTAATGAAATAATTGATATGATAGCGAGAGTTTTCCTATCTGATGGGAGGGAAGCTTTATTTTTTGAGGGAAGTTTTGTTGTTTACAGACTTGTTTCACAAATAGCAGGAGGGAAATATAGAGAAGTTCCCCTTGAATGTGATTTTTCAAGAAATCTGAACAGAATGCTTGAAGAGATATCTGATGAGACCTCAGTTATTTTTATAGATAATCCCTGCAATCCTACAGGTTTTGCAAATAAAAAGGAAGAGTTCCATGATTTTGTGAGAAAACTTCCTGATAATGTTCTTCTTGTAATAGATGAGGCGTATTTTGAGTATGCTAAGGGACATGGAGTACCTGACGGTATTAATTATATAAGGAGAATTAACCCGGATATTCCAGAAAAAAATATTATTGTTCTGAGAACTTTTTCAAAAGCCTACGGTCTTGCAGGTCTTAGAATAGGCTATGGAATCGCAAAAAAAGAAATTATACAGATATTAGAAAAGGTAAGACAGCCTTTCAACACAAACTATCTTGCACAGATAGCAGCTGTTGAAGCCCTTAAAGATCAGGATTTTGTAAATTTTTCTGTTGAAGAGAATGAAAAGGGAAAAGAGCTGTTCTATGAAGAGTTTGAAAAAAGGAAGATATTCTACCTTCCTACTTATGGAAACTTTATCATGTTTCAGGTCGAAAGTAGCCAGCAGATATATGAGGAGCTACTGAAAAAAGGTGTGATAGTAAGACCTGCTTTTGGTTTTGATAATTTCCTTAGAGTTTCAATAGGGAGAGAAGAAGAAAATATCAAATTTTTCAAAGCCTTAGATAGCTTGGGATATTCTTGCAAGTAA
- a CDS encoding thiamine pyrophosphate-dependent dehydrogenase E1 component subunit alpha produces MGKSIVERAYYLMKLGRAFEERAKEEYMKGNIAGFLHLAIGEEAVHVGATLAFGKGDLFVHYREHIWALARGMSPKTVMAELFGKKTGVSKGKGGSMHLFDPSYNFYGGNAIVGAHLPHAVGAAYARKYLGHTEGVLAAFGDGATNAGNYYESLNLAALWELPVLFLNENNFYAIGTRVDRASAIKELYKKAKEFMPAARIDGMNFFEVYDAVSKAKEYIETEGKPYYIEAITYRYEPHSMSDPGDYRSPRELKVFHDKDPIEFLKNEGLRRGLLTEEFIKEIDERVNREIEEAVKFALESPEPEDNELYTDIFCEVCTDVIP; encoded by the coding sequence ATGGGAAAGTCTATAGTTGAAAGAGCATATTATCTGATGAAGTTAGGTCGGGCTTTCGAAGAAAGAGCCAAAGAAGAGTATATGAAGGGAAATATTGCTGGTTTTTTACATCTGGCTATAGGAGAGGAGGCAGTCCATGTAGGAGCGACCCTTGCTTTTGGTAAAGGAGATCTGTTCGTTCATTACAGGGAGCATATCTGGGCTCTTGCAAGGGGTATGTCTCCTAAGACCGTTATGGCAGAGCTTTTTGGTAAAAAAACAGGTGTATCTAAAGGAAAAGGGGGTTCTATGCACCTTTTTGACCCCTCTTACAACTTTTACGGTGGAAATGCGATAGTCGGAGCACATCTCCCCCACGCTGTAGGAGCTGCATATGCAAGAAAGTATCTCGGGCATACAGAAGGGGTTCTTGCAGCATTTGGAGATGGTGCAACAAATGCAGGCAATTACTACGAATCCCTTAATCTTGCTGCTTTATGGGAACTTCCAGTTCTTTTTCTGAATGAAAACAATTTCTATGCTATAGGAACAAGGGTAGATAGAGCATCGGCAATAAAAGAGCTGTACAAAAAGGCAAAAGAGTTTATGCCTGCAGCCAGGATCGACGGTATGAATTTTTTTGAGGTTTACGATGCAGTTTCTAAGGCAAAAGAGTATATAGAAACAGAAGGTAAACCCTATTATATAGAAGCGATTACTTATAGATACGAACCACATTCTATGTCAGACCCGGGAGATTACAGATCTCCACGGGAGCTTAAAGTATTTCATGATAAAGATCCTATAGAGTTTTTGAAAAATGAAGGATTGAGGAGGGGTCTTTTGACAGAAGAGTTCATAAAGGAAATTGATGAGAGAGTTAACAGAGAGATCGAAGAGGCAGTAAAATTTGCCCTTGAATCTCCAGAACCTGAGGATAACGAGCTTTATACTGATATATTCTGTGAGGTGTGTACAGATGTTATACCGTGA
- a CDS encoding alpha-ketoacid dehydrogenase subunit beta, translating to MLYREALNKAMDEMMEKDETVVVLGEDVGFYGGNYRVTEGLYAKYGEKRVIDTPIAENSIVGNAIGMAIGGLRPVAEIMTVNFILIAMDQIVNQMAKLRYMSGGKIELPMVVRTPQGVSKQLAAQHSQSLERFFTSTPGLITMVASDATAAYYGLKYAIELDDPVVFLEHELLYPMKMEIQERKDFDPFKADIVKEGKDITVVSYLKMLHDTLQAVPVIEKELGISIEVINLHSLNPLDMETISNSVKKTKRFVIVTEEPKTGSFAAEVVSRVSEELFYQLDAPPLRICGEDVPTPYNRKLELLSIPTPDKIAQQIIYWGKKHGI from the coding sequence ATGTTATACCGTGAGGCTTTAAACAAAGCGATGGATGAGATGATGGAAAAGGATGAGACTGTTGTAGTATTAGGAGAAGATGTAGGCTTTTATGGGGGAAACTATAGAGTTACAGAGGGGTTATACGCAAAATACGGTGAGAAGAGAGTTATAGATACTCCAATTGCTGAGAACTCAATTGTAGGAAATGCGATAGGAATGGCTATCGGAGGCCTCAGACCTGTAGCAGAGATAATGACTGTTAATTTTATCCTTATAGCGATGGATCAGATTGTTAATCAGATGGCAAAACTGAGATATATGAGTGGAGGGAAAATAGAGCTTCCTATGGTTGTTAGAACTCCTCAGGGTGTTTCAAAACAGCTTGCAGCTCAGCATTCACAGAGTCTTGAAAGGTTTTTTACATCCACTCCCGGTCTTATAACGATGGTTGCATCTGATGCAACGGCTGCTTATTACGGTCTCAAATATGCTATAGAGCTTGATGATCCTGTTGTTTTTTTAGAGCATGAGCTTTTATACCCTATGAAGATGGAGATACAGGAGAGAAAAGATTTTGATCCTTTTAAAGCTGATATTGTGAAGGAAGGAAAAGATATAACCGTTGTTTCTTATCTTAAGATGCTGCATGATACCCTTCAGGCTGTCCCTGTTATAGAAAAAGAGCTTGGGATATCTATAGAAGTTATAAATCTTCATTCGTTGAACCCCCTTGATATGGAAACAATATCAAACTCTGTCAAAAAAACAAAAAGATTTGTTATTGTTACAGAAGAACCAAAGACAGGAAGTTTTGCTGCAGAAGTTGTCTCAAGGGTTAGTGAGGAACTTTTCTATCAGCTTGATGCACCTCCTCTGCGAATATGTGGAGAGGATGTTCCTACACCTTACAACAGAAAGCTGGAACTTTTATCAATACCAACACCAGATAAAATAGCTCAGCAGATAATTTACTGGGGTAAGAAACATGGAATATAA
- the panC gene encoding pantoate--beta-alanine ligase → MLVRTVKEMKSLARNFKREGKSIGFVPTMGYLHEGHISLMRCSKKDNDITVVSIFVNPIQFGENEDLDRYPRDLERDLQICKDEGVDFVFYPSVDEMYPEGFSTYVEVEDLTDRLCGAFRSGHFRGVTTVVNKLFNIVQPDRAYFGEKDYQQLKVIQRMVKDLNMDVEVIGCPIVREKDGLALSSRNKYLSERERESALSLSKALFEAKKMFEKGEKNPEKIISEMKKIITSYPEVKEVQYIEIVDPETLKPKKEVERGDIIAVAVFVGNTRLIDNIKI, encoded by the coding sequence TTGCTTGTAAGAACTGTAAAGGAGATGAAAAGTTTAGCCAGAAATTTTAAGAGAGAAGGAAAGTCTATAGGTTTTGTCCCTACAATGGGTTATCTCCATGAGGGGCATATTTCACTGATGAGATGCTCAAAAAAGGATAATGACATAACAGTAGTGAGCATTTTTGTGAATCCTATACAGTTTGGAGAAAATGAAGATCTTGATAGATATCCCCGGGATTTAGAAAGAGATTTACAGATATGTAAAGATGAGGGTGTAGATTTCGTTTTTTACCCATCTGTAGATGAGATGTATCCTGAAGGGTTTTCTACTTATGTGGAGGTGGAAGATCTTACCGACAGGCTTTGCGGTGCATTTAGATCAGGTCATTTTAGGGGCGTTACAACAGTAGTGAATAAGCTTTTTAATATAGTACAGCCTGATAGGGCTTACTTTGGGGAGAAAGATTACCAGCAGTTAAAGGTAATACAGAGAATGGTTAAAGATCTTAATATGGATGTTGAAGTGATAGGCTGTCCTATTGTTAGAGAAAAAGATGGGCTTGCTTTGTCTTCAAGGAATAAATACCTCTCAGAAAGAGAAAGAGAGTCTGCCCTTTCCCTCAGTAAAGCGCTTTTTGAAGCCAAAAAGATGTTTGAGAAAGGAGAGAAAAATCCAGAGAAGATAATATCTGAGATGAAAAAGATTATTACATCCTATCCGGAAGTTAAAGAAGTACAGTATATAGAAATTGTTGATCCAGAAACATTGAAGCCGAAAAAAGAAGTAGAAAGAGGAGATATAATAGCTGTGGCTGTTTTTGTTGGAAATACAAGACTAATAGATAATATAAAAATCTAA